One window of the Lysobacter sp. S4-A87 genome contains the following:
- a CDS encoding flavohemoglobin expression-modulating QEGLA motif protein: MTGFAPEIAHHAALDARMVAAAKDVRLLALVSWPAGQEAAFLADYARGVVKLPQIEYPSLDFSQTRAEMEAIATQADPHHPLGQYLIDSARSWSQAAALCESLGTPAVCEHSIKLFGRPDEALPGDGPTTREAAQHFISIADELDRELMSPAEHVTISATALQLQLQRELDTYFDGRVISVELDPDLIAKAAAGATRIRLRHGAAFSDYDRHQLLQHEAFVHSLTALNGREQPVLPSLALSSPRITATQEGLATFAEQITGSIDIGRMKRISLRIEAVAMALAGADFIEVFRYFLDSGQTPEDSFASAQRVFRGVPTTGGHAFTKDTVYLRGLVGVHTFFRWALRDGKLQLCRWLFAGKMTLTDVQRFEPLFADGVIKPARWLPQWVARANGLAGMLAFSLFANRIRLDKIVVDGKAPEL, translated from the coding sequence ATGACCGGATTCGCGCCCGAGATCGCCCATCACGCCGCGCTCGATGCGCGCATGGTCGCAGCGGCGAAGGATGTGCGGTTGCTGGCCCTGGTCAGCTGGCCGGCGGGCCAGGAGGCAGCATTCCTGGCTGACTACGCGCGCGGTGTGGTCAAGCTCCCGCAGATCGAATACCCAAGCCTGGATTTCAGCCAGACGCGCGCCGAAATGGAGGCGATCGCGACGCAGGCCGACCCGCACCATCCGCTGGGCCAGTACCTGATCGATTCGGCGCGAAGCTGGTCGCAGGCCGCGGCACTGTGCGAATCGCTGGGCACGCCGGCAGTCTGCGAGCACTCGATCAAGCTGTTTGGTCGCCCCGACGAAGCCCTTCCGGGCGATGGACCGACCACGCGTGAAGCGGCGCAGCACTTCATCTCGATCGCCGACGAGCTCGACCGCGAACTGATGTCGCCGGCCGAGCACGTCACCATCTCCGCCACCGCGCTGCAATTGCAGTTGCAGCGCGAGCTCGACACCTACTTCGACGGGCGCGTGATCTCGGTCGAACTGGATCCGGACCTGATCGCCAAGGCCGCCGCGGGTGCCACCCGCATCCGCCTGCGCCATGGCGCCGCCTTCAGCGACTACGACCGTCACCAGTTGCTGCAGCACGAAGCCTTCGTGCACTCGCTCACTGCCCTCAATGGCCGTGAACAGCCGGTACTGCCGAGCCTGGCCTTGTCGTCGCCGCGCATCACCGCGACCCAGGAAGGCCTGGCGACGTTCGCCGAACAGATCACCGGCAGCATCGACATCGGCCGCATGAAGCGCATCAGCCTGCGCATCGAGGCGGTGGCGATGGCGCTGGCCGGCGCCGACTTCATCGAGGTTTTCCGCTATTTCCTCGACTCCGGGCAAACGCCGGAGGACAGCTTCGCCTCGGCGCAGCGCGTTTTCCGCGGCGTGCCGACCACTGGCGGCCATGCTTTCACCAAGGACACCGTGTACCTGCGCGGCCTGGTCGGCGTGCACACGTTCTTCCGCTGGGCGTTGCGCGACGGCAAGTTGCAGCTGTGCCGCTGGCTGTTCGCCGGCAAGATGACGCTGACCGACGTGCAGCGGTTCGAGCCGCTGTTCGCCGATGGCGTGATCAAGCCGGCGCGCTGGCTGCCGCAGTGGGTGGCGCGTGCGAACGGGCTGGCGGGAATGCTGGCGTTCTCGCTGTTCGCCAACCGGATCCGGCTGGACAAGATCGTGGTGGACGGGAAGGCGCCGGAGCTCTGA
- the rsgA gene encoding ribosome small subunit-dependent GTPase A: protein MKASSPDPVAGSSLEVTSPESSLPESPSLETPSLETPPLDQVWLDLMAEHPGARPARVIEQHRSGYIVADGPDHGFPVESLPEWQRPPGYRKGTVTIDQRPGVGDWLLVEGRKAVALLPRRSAIKRGAAGEHYQQQLIAANVDTVFVVCGLDADFNPRRIERYLLLVRGGGVEPVVVLTKADQAEAADPEVLPDAMAALVELAAQGVAVRAVNARDPDSVAALDPWLQPGTTAVFVGSSGAGKSTLTNTLLGTERMKTGEVRENDSRGRHTTTHRALIPLPTGACLIDTPGMRELKPTGEEDVAENFSDVEALAEKCRFRDCKHAREPGCAVREAIEAGKLDPQRFANYLKLSDEVAGAANRLANRRAQKAEEKVAGKSLNKRLDEKYGKH from the coding sequence TTGAAGGCCAGTTCGCCAGATCCGGTCGCGGGCTCGTCGCTTGAGGTCACGTCGCCTGAGAGCTCGCTGCCTGAGAGCCCGTCGCTTGAGACCCCGTCGCTTGAGACCCCGCCGCTCGACCAGGTCTGGCTCGACCTCATGGCCGAGCACCCCGGTGCAAGGCCGGCGCGGGTCATCGAACAGCACCGCAGCGGCTACATCGTTGCCGACGGCCCCGACCACGGCTTCCCGGTCGAGTCCCTGCCCGAATGGCAGCGTCCGCCGGGCTACCGCAAGGGCACGGTCACCATCGACCAGCGCCCCGGTGTCGGCGACTGGCTGCTGGTGGAAGGCCGCAAGGCGGTGGCGCTGCTGCCACGGCGCAGCGCGATCAAGCGCGGCGCCGCCGGCGAGCATTACCAGCAGCAGCTGATTGCGGCCAACGTCGACACCGTATTCGTGGTCTGCGGCCTGGATGCCGACTTCAATCCGCGTCGCATCGAGCGCTACCTGCTGCTGGTGCGCGGCGGCGGCGTCGAACCCGTGGTGGTGCTGACCAAGGCCGACCAGGCCGAGGCCGCCGACCCCGAAGTGCTGCCTGATGCGATGGCCGCGCTGGTGGAACTGGCGGCCCAGGGCGTGGCGGTGCGTGCGGTCAACGCCCGCGACCCCGACAGCGTCGCGGCCCTGGATCCCTGGCTGCAGCCCGGCACGACCGCGGTCTTCGTCGGCAGTTCCGGCGCCGGCAAGTCGACCCTGACCAACACCCTGCTCGGCACCGAGCGGATGAAGACCGGCGAAGTGCGCGAGAACGATTCGCGCGGCCGCCACACCACCACCCATCGCGCGCTGATCCCGCTGCCGACCGGCGCCTGCCTGATCGACACCCCGGGCATGCGCGAGCTCAAGCCGACCGGCGAGGAAGACGTCGCCGAGAACTTCAGCGACGTCGAAGCCCTGGCCGAGAAGTGCCGGTTCCGCGACTGCAAGCACGCGCGCGAGCCCGGCTGCGCCGTGCGCGAAGCGATAGAGGCCGGCAAGCTCGACCCGCAACGCTTCGCCAACTACCTCAAGCTCAGCGATGAGGTTGCCGGCGCCGCCAATCGCCTGGCCAACCGGCGCGCGCAGAAGGCCGAAGAAAAAGTGGCAGGCAAGTCGCTCAACAAGCGCCTCGATGAGAAGTATGGGAAGCACTAG
- a CDS encoding aminotransferase class I/II-fold pyridoxal phosphate-dependent enzyme, which translates to MSQSPVKTRERLSEVRYEIRGELARRARELEGQGRKLIKLNIGNPGAFGFRAPEHLQRAIADHISDTDPYTHQQGLPAAREAIASFHKQRGTPNASPERVFVGNGVSELIDLSLRALLNPGDEVLLPSPDYPLWSAATILNDGRPVYYRCLPENGFLPDPDEIASLVSSRTRAIVLINPNNPTGAAYPRELIEKIVAIAARHKLLLMCDEIYDSILYDGNQFTPIAPIAGDLPCLSFGGLSKVHRACGWRVGWAVLSGDPVASGNLHHAMDLLGALRLCANVPGQFAIEAALHGEDTIAPLCAPGGRLFEARRAVIDSVAASRHLQLVEPAGALYAFPAVTGAAAQGFDDHRFALELLETEDVLVVPGSSFNVPYRNHFRVTLLPQPDDLREVFRRIERLLDRYAGSEAGQAQAAVA; encoded by the coding sequence ATGTCCCAGTCCCCCGTGAAGACCCGCGAACGCCTGTCCGAAGTCCGCTACGAAATCCGCGGTGAACTGGCCCGGCGAGCCCGCGAGCTGGAGGGCCAGGGGCGCAAGCTGATCAAGCTCAACATCGGCAATCCCGGCGCGTTCGGTTTCCGCGCCCCCGAGCACCTGCAGCGCGCGATCGCCGACCACATCAGCGACACCGACCCCTACACCCACCAGCAGGGCCTGCCGGCCGCGCGCGAGGCCATCGCCAGCTTCCACAAGCAGCGCGGCACGCCCAATGCGAGCCCGGAGCGCGTGTTCGTCGGCAATGGCGTCAGCGAGCTGATCGACCTGTCGCTGCGCGCCCTGCTGAACCCGGGCGACGAGGTGCTGCTGCCCTCGCCCGACTATCCGCTGTGGTCGGCGGCGACCATCCTCAACGACGGCCGCCCGGTCTATTACCGCTGCCTGCCGGAGAACGGCTTCCTGCCCGACCCGGACGAGATCGCCTCGCTGGTGTCCAGCCGCACCCGCGCGATCGTGCTGATCAACCCCAACAACCCGACCGGCGCCGCCTACCCGCGCGAGCTGATCGAGAAGATCGTCGCCATCGCCGCACGCCACAAGCTGCTGCTGATGTGCGACGAGATCTACGACTCCATCCTCTATGACGGCAACCAGTTCACCCCGATCGCACCGATCGCCGGTGACCTGCCGTGCCTGTCGTTCGGCGGCCTGAGCAAGGTCCACCGTGCCTGCGGCTGGCGCGTGGGCTGGGCGGTGCTGTCGGGCGACCCGGTCGCCAGCGGCAACCTGCACCACGCCATGGACCTGCTCGGCGCGCTGCGCCTGTGCGCCAACGTGCCCGGTCAGTTCGCGATCGAGGCGGCGCTGCATGGCGAGGACACCATCGCGCCACTGTGCGCGCCCGGTGGCCGCCTGTTCGAGGCACGACGCGCGGTCATCGACAGCGTCGCCGCCAGTCGCCACTTGCAACTGGTTGAACCGGCGGGCGCGCTGTATGCCTTCCCGGCCGTCACCGGTGCGGCGGCGCAGGGCTTCGACGACCATCGCTTCGCGCTCGAACTGCTGGAGACCGAAGACGTGCTGGTGGTGCCGGGCTCGAGCTTCAACGTGCCCTACCGCAACCATTTCCGCGTCACCCTGCTGCCGCAGCCCGACGACCTGCGCGAAGTGTTCCGCCGCATCGAGCGCCTGCTCGACCGCTACGCGGGCAGCGAAGCCGGACAGGCGCAGGCGGCCGTGGCCTGA
- a CDS encoding SGNH/GDSL hydrolase family protein, whose protein sequence is MDSVPATALSYLALGDSYTIGEGVAADGRWPHQLAHALRGEGIALADPRIIATTGWTTDELTWGIDGAEPLGEWDFVSLLIGVNNQYRGRSAVEYRSEFETLLRRAIAFARGRADRVLVLSIPDWGATPFVKTTQATPATIAAELDTFNAAAQVVCEAHGVAFVDITPVSRERGGEKEMLADDGLHPSAAMYTQWTTLALPAARGLLAR, encoded by the coding sequence ATGGACAGCGTTCCCGCCACCGCTCTGTCGTACCTGGCGCTCGGCGACAGCTACACCATCGGTGAAGGCGTGGCCGCCGATGGCCGCTGGCCGCACCAGCTGGCGCATGCGCTGCGCGGGGAAGGTATCGCCCTCGCCGACCCGCGCATCATCGCCACCACCGGCTGGACCACCGACGAGCTCACCTGGGGCATCGATGGCGCCGAACCGCTGGGCGAATGGGATTTCGTCAGCCTGCTGATCGGCGTCAACAACCAGTACCGCGGCCGCAGCGCGGTCGAATACCGCAGCGAGTTCGAGACCCTGCTCAGGCGCGCTATCGCCTTCGCCCGCGGCCGCGCCGACCGCGTGCTGGTGCTGTCGATCCCAGACTGGGGCGCGACCCCGTTCGTGAAGACCACCCAGGCCACACCGGCCACCATTGCCGCCGAGCTCGACACCTTCAACGCTGCCGCGCAGGTGGTGTGCGAGGCGCACGGCGTGGCGTTCGTCGACATCACGCCGGTGTCGCGCGAGCGCGGCGGCGAGAAGGAGATGCTCGCCGACGACGGCCTGCACCCCTCCGCGGCGATGTACACGCAGTGGACCACGCTGGCCTTGCCGGCCGCGCGCGGGCTGCTGGCACGATGA
- a CDS encoding class I SAM-dependent methyltransferase, protein MSDSCGATTHAATAPLPGKQARALASAFLPREHWYGRRDYYYAWSKFGTDPLYPGVCEALRGTRAPLLDMGCGLGLLAHALRADGQRMPYRGYDNDVGKILRARKAAARCDLGEVTFETADLAEGVPAHRGSVAVLDVLQFVPVEAQMRAIDEAIAMLTPGAKLVIRTGLADGSHRAHVTRFVDIFAKVVGWMNAAPLNYPDADAVRARLADAGLKASFTSLRGRTPFNNWLIVAG, encoded by the coding sequence ATGAGCGATTCCTGCGGCGCGACGACGCACGCTGCCACGGCACCGTTGCCGGGCAAGCAGGCACGCGCGCTGGCATCGGCGTTCCTGCCGCGCGAACACTGGTACGGGCGCCGCGACTACTACTATGCGTGGAGCAAGTTCGGCACCGATCCGCTGTATCCCGGTGTCTGCGAGGCCCTGCGCGGAACCCGCGCACCTCTGCTCGACATGGGCTGCGGGCTGGGCCTGCTCGCGCATGCACTGCGCGCCGATGGCCAGCGCATGCCCTACCGTGGCTACGACAACGACGTCGGCAAGATCCTGCGCGCGCGCAAGGCCGCGGCGCGCTGCGACCTGGGCGAGGTGACGTTCGAAACCGCCGACCTGGCCGAGGGCGTGCCCGCGCATCGTGGCAGCGTGGCCGTGCTCGACGTCCTGCAGTTCGTGCCGGTGGAGGCGCAGATGCGGGCGATCGACGAGGCCATCGCGATGCTCACGCCGGGCGCGAAGCTGGTGATCCGCACCGGATTGGCCGACGGCAGCCATCGCGCCCATGTCACGCGCTTCGTCGACATCTTCGCCAAGGTCGTTGGTTGGATGAATGCGGCGCCGTTGAACTATCCCGACGCGGACGCCGTGCGTGCGCGCCTGGCCGATGCCGGATTGAAGGCGAGCTTCACCTCGCTGCGCGGACGCACGCCGTTCAACAACTGGCTGATCGTGGCGGGTTGA
- a CDS encoding polysaccharide deacetylase family protein, with product MPVFHQPPRHPHAWAWLFAASQLAVVAIWWQWGWPAGLAALLASHLTLVWATLRPQSRLLSPVLTRLPTAEPVVWLTIDDGPSDDTRAMLDLLDARNARATFFLVGDRAQARPELVGEIARRGHGIGQHSHTHPQARFWALPPMAMRAQIDDAQAALTQLAGAPPRWFRAVVGMANPFVAAALKRHGLARVAWSARGFDAVLKEPAGVAARIERDLAPGAIVLLHEGSRHGRNVETLAAVLDRLDQRGYRTVLPEQLEAQS from the coding sequence ATGCCAGTCTTCCATCAACCGCCTCGCCATCCCCACGCCTGGGCCTGGCTGTTTGCCGCCTCGCAGCTGGCGGTGGTCGCGATCTGGTGGCAATGGGGCTGGCCTGCGGGGCTTGCGGCACTGCTGGCCAGCCACCTGACCCTGGTCTGGGCAACGCTGCGGCCGCAGTCGCGCCTGCTCAGTCCGGTGCTGACGCGGTTGCCGACGGCCGAGCCCGTGGTCTGGCTGACCATCGATGATGGCCCCTCCGACGACACCCGGGCGATGCTCGACCTGCTCGATGCGCGCAATGCCCGGGCCACGTTCTTCCTGGTGGGCGACCGCGCCCAGGCCCGGCCGGAGCTGGTCGGCGAGATCGCGCGCCGTGGACACGGCATCGGCCAGCACAGCCACACCCATCCCCAGGCGCGGTTCTGGGCGCTGCCGCCGATGGCGATGCGGGCGCAGATCGACGATGCCCAGGCCGCGTTGACGCAACTGGCCGGTGCGCCGCCGCGATGGTTCCGTGCCGTGGTCGGCATGGCCAATCCGTTTGTCGCCGCCGCGCTCAAGCGCCACGGACTGGCACGGGTGGCGTGGTCGGCGCGCGGCTTCGATGCGGTGCTGAAGGAGCCGGCCGGGGTGGCCGCGCGCATCGAGCGCGACCTCGCGCCCGGCGCGATCGTGCTGCTGCACGAGGGCTCACGCCATGGTCGCAATGTCGAAACGCTGGCGGCGGTGCTGGACCGCCTCGACCAGCGCGGCTACCGCACTGTATTGCCGGAACAGCTCGAGGCGCAGTCGTAG
- the grxD gene encoding Grx4 family monothiol glutaredoxin, with translation MSLDPALRSRIETLLQSNRVVLFMKGAPEAPQCGFSAKAVGVLNALLPQGYAHVDVLSDAAIREGIKQYGNWPTIPQLYIDGELVGGSDIVEQMAGNGELHGVLGLPAPDRSPPKLTITPSAVEMLRGAIANAGAGYAVQLDIDARHNARLQLAPVDANAVAVEVDGVRVQTDWMQARRADGITIDWVDDERGRGLVVHNPQAPPAVQSIAPADVAARVAAGTLRLVDVRPAPERQLASVAVAFDSFDNGLDALEALPKDTALAFLCHHGGRSQQAAEHFRDLGFREVYNVVGGIDAWADVDASVPKY, from the coding sequence ATGTCCCTCGACCCCGCCCTGCGTTCGCGCATCGAAACCCTGCTGCAGTCCAACCGTGTCGTCCTGTTCATGAAGGGCGCGCCGGAGGCACCGCAGTGCGGCTTCTCGGCCAAGGCCGTTGGCGTCCTCAATGCGCTGCTGCCGCAGGGCTACGCCCACGTCGACGTGCTGTCGGACGCGGCGATCCGCGAGGGCATCAAGCAGTACGGCAATTGGCCGACCATCCCGCAGCTGTACATCGATGGCGAGCTGGTCGGCGGCAGCGACATCGTCGAGCAGATGGCCGGCAACGGCGAACTGCACGGCGTGCTCGGCCTGCCGGCACCGGACCGCAGCCCGCCGAAGCTGACCATCACCCCCTCGGCGGTCGAGATGCTGCGCGGCGCCATCGCCAATGCCGGCGCCGGCTACGCGGTCCAGCTCGACATCGACGCGCGCCACAACGCCCGCCTGCAGCTGGCACCGGTGGATGCCAATGCGGTGGCGGTCGAAGTCGACGGCGTTCGCGTGCAGACCGACTGGATGCAGGCGCGTCGCGCCGACGGCATCACCATCGACTGGGTCGATGACGAGCGTGGTCGCGGCCTGGTCGTGCACAACCCGCAGGCACCGCCGGCCGTGCAGTCGATCGCGCCGGCGGATGTCGCCGCACGCGTCGCCGCAGGCACGCTGCGCCTGGTTGACGTGCGCCCGGCACCCGAGCGCCAGCTGGCCAGCGTCGCGGTCGCCTTCGACAGTTTCGACAACGGTCTCGATGCGCTCGAAGCGCTGCCCAAGGACACCGCCCTGGCCTTCCTGTGCCATCACGGCGGCCGCAGCCAGCAGGCGGCCGAGCACTTCCGCGACCTGGGATTCCGCGAGGTATACAACGTCGTCGGCGGTATCGACGCGTGGGCGGACGTCGACGCGAGCGTGCCGAAGTACTGA
- a CDS encoding DUF924 family protein: MPTTPHDVLAFWLEAGYERWFDRDDSFDARCHEEWLATHHRAARRELEDWMDTAPGALALSILLDQIPRNVFRGSGHAYATDPLARHYAARAIERGFDHQVDPVLRVFFYMPFEHSEAIADQERSVKLASSIGGESGNNYLDYARRHRDVIARFGRFPHRNRELGRINTAEEQAYLDAGGGFG; this comes from the coding sequence ATGCCCACCACTCCCCACGATGTCCTCGCCTTCTGGCTGGAAGCCGGCTATGAGCGCTGGTTCGACCGCGACGACAGCTTCGACGCGCGCTGCCACGAGGAATGGCTGGCAACGCACCACCGCGCCGCACGCCGCGAACTCGAAGACTGGATGGACACCGCGCCGGGCGCACTGGCGCTGTCGATCCTGCTCGACCAGATCCCGCGCAACGTCTTCCGCGGCAGCGGCCATGCCTACGCCACCGATCCGCTGGCGCGCCATTACGCCGCACGCGCGATCGAACGCGGCTTCGACCACCAGGTCGATCCGGTGCTGCGCGTCTTCTTCTACATGCCGTTCGAACACTCCGAGGCGATCGCCGACCAGGAGCGGTCGGTCAAACTGGCGTCTTCGATCGGTGGCGAATCGGGCAACAACTACCTCGACTACGCCCGTCGCCATCGCGACGTGATCGCGCGCTTCGGCCGCTTTCCGCATCGCAATCGCGAGCTGGGCCGGATCAACACGGCGGAAGAGCAGGCCTACCTGGATGCGGGCGGTGGCTTCGGCTGA
- a CDS encoding lysozyme inhibitor LprI family protein, with protein sequence MEKFIYLLAGALLTWLFYFVQRRVERRGAVEAIERNQKLLDLKQGLDSANTNLDDLRQFEQRLIGKAENAARIADNYFTKAEEVARQSDDAAVTQSDMNQQAASELQRVETRLATVVAHLRRQLDGESLVVFDEAHRSWLAFRERYARFVSQSYSGGSIRPLIHAVTLESVTELWINELETQLADESV encoded by the coding sequence ATGGAGAAATTCATCTATCTGCTGGCGGGCGCACTGCTCACCTGGCTGTTCTATTTCGTCCAGCGCAGGGTCGAGCGGCGCGGCGCGGTCGAGGCCATCGAGCGCAACCAGAAGCTGCTTGACCTCAAGCAGGGCCTGGACAGTGCCAACACCAACCTCGACGACCTGCGCCAGTTCGAGCAGCGCCTGATCGGCAAGGCCGAGAACGCCGCGCGGATCGCCGACAACTACTTCACCAAAGCCGAGGAAGTCGCCCGCCAGAGCGACGATGCCGCCGTGACCCAGTCCGACATGAACCAGCAGGCGGCCAGCGAGTTGCAGCGCGTCGAAACGCGGCTGGCCACGGTGGTGGCGCACCTGCGTCGCCAGCTCGACGGCGAATCGCTGGTGGTGTTCGACGAAGCCCATCGCAGCTGGCTGGCATTCCGCGAGCGCTACGCGCGTTTTGTCTCGCAGTCGTACTCGGGCGGATCGATCCGCCCGTTGATCCACGCGGTGACATTGGAAAGCGTGACCGAGCTCTGGATCAACGAGCTGGAAACGCAGCTGGCCGACGAATCGGTGTGA
- a CDS encoding AMP nucleosidase, with protein MKDKEQIVDNWLPRYTGVPLDQFGEHILLTNFGGYLHTFARLTGAEVIGMDRPMPSATADGITMINFGMGSPNAATMMDLLSAIMPKAVLFLGKCGGLKRKNQLGDLILPIAAIRGEGTSDDYLPAQVPALPAFALQRAVSTMIRDLGHDYWTGTVFTTNRRVWEHDDAFKERLRTMRCMAIDMETATIFAAGFANRIPCGALLLVSDQPMIPEGVKTEASDARVSSDYVDNHINVGIEALRLIRRNGKSVRHLRFDE; from the coding sequence GTGAAAGACAAGGAACAGATCGTAGACAACTGGCTGCCGCGCTACACCGGCGTGCCCCTGGACCAGTTCGGCGAACACATCCTGCTGACCAATTTCGGCGGCTACCTGCACACCTTCGCCCGCCTGACCGGCGCCGAAGTGATCGGCATGGACCGGCCGATGCCCAGTGCCACCGCCGACGGCATCACCATGATCAACTTCGGCATGGGCAGCCCGAACGCCGCCACGATGATGGACCTGCTCAGCGCGATCATGCCCAAGGCGGTGCTGTTCCTGGGCAAGTGCGGCGGCCTGAAGCGGAAGAACCAGCTCGGCGACCTGATCCTGCCGATCGCGGCGATCCGCGGCGAAGGCACCAGCGACGACTATCTGCCGGCTCAGGTGCCGGCGCTGCCGGCGTTCGCGCTGCAGCGCGCGGTATCGACGATGATCCGCGACCTCGGCCACGACTACTGGACCGGAACGGTGTTCACCACCAACCGCCGCGTCTGGGAGCACGACGACGCCTTCAAGGAGCGCCTGCGCACGATGCGCTGCATGGCCATCGACATGGAGACGGCGACGATCTTCGCCGCGGGCTTTGCCAACCGCATCCCCTGCGGTGCACTGCTGCTGGTCTCCGACCAGCCGATGATCCCGGAGGGCGTCAAGACCGAAGCCTCGGATGCGCGCGTCAGCTCGGACTACGTCGACAACCACATCAACGTCGGCATCGAAGCACTCAGGCTGATCCGCCGCAACGGCAAGTCGGTGCGGCACCTGCGCTTCGACGAGTAG
- a CDS encoding amidohydrolase: MFRPLVAALAAVLSVGVAHAASPDAPASKSSASKSRFVEDPYPSTYRAIAAGPVLIEHATVLTGTGQRLDNADVLLQDGRVIAVGSALQAPANATRVDGNGKWVTPGIIDVHSHLGVYPAPGVSAHSDGNEMTGAVTANVWAEHSIWPQDPGFAAALAGGITSLQVLPGSANLVGGRGVTLKNVAATTYQAMKFPDAPWGLKMACGENPKRVYGQKSGPATRMGNVAGYRAAFIDASEYLRKNGGGGKKNDETAKKKHWWQSSNGNGADSEKDTGGKRDLKLDTLAGAINGDIRVHIHCYRADEMAIMLDLAKEFGFKVAAFHHGVEAYKLADRLAAEGVCGALWADWWGFKMEAFDGIQENIALVDRPANSCAIVHSDSDEGIQRLNQEAAKVMAHARLAGMDIAPERAIRWLTQNPAQALGILDRTGTLEPGKMADVVVWNGNPFSVYAHAEQVYIDGARVFDRNDRNRQPVSDFMLGQGAAAQGGVL, translated from the coding sequence ATGTTCCGACCTCTGGTCGCCGCGCTGGCCGCGGTGCTTTCCGTCGGCGTCGCCCATGCGGCTTCGCCCGACGCACCTGCGTCGAAGTCCTCCGCCTCGAAGTCACGTTTCGTCGAGGACCCGTACCCGAGTACCTACCGTGCGATCGCCGCCGGCCCGGTCCTGATCGAGCATGCGACCGTGCTCACCGGCACCGGCCAGCGCCTCGACAACGCCGACGTACTGCTGCAGGACGGCAGGGTGATCGCAGTCGGGAGCGCGCTGCAGGCGCCGGCCAACGCCACCCGCGTCGACGGCAACGGCAAGTGGGTGACGCCGGGCATCATCGACGTGCATTCGCACCTGGGCGTGTATCCCGCCCCCGGGGTAAGCGCGCACAGCGACGGCAATGAAATGACCGGCGCGGTCACCGCCAACGTCTGGGCCGAGCATTCGATCTGGCCGCAGGATCCCGGCTTCGCCGCGGCACTGGCGGGCGGCATCACCTCGCTGCAGGTGCTGCCGGGCTCGGCCAACCTGGTTGGCGGTCGCGGGGTGACGCTGAAGAACGTCGCCGCCACCACCTACCAGGCGATGAAGTTTCCGGATGCGCCGTGGGGCCTGAAGATGGCCTGCGGCGAGAACCCCAAGCGCGTCTACGGCCAGAAGAGCGGTCCGGCCACGCGCATGGGCAACGTCGCCGGCTACCGCGCCGCCTTCATCGATGCCAGCGAGTACCTGCGCAAGAACGGTGGCGGCGGCAAGAAGAACGACGAGACGGCGAAGAAGAAGCACTGGTGGCAGTCGAGCAACGGCAACGGCGCCGACAGCGAGAAGGACACCGGCGGCAAGCGCGACCTCAAGCTCGACACGCTCGCCGGCGCCATCAACGGCGACATTCGCGTGCACATCCACTGCTACCGCGCCGACGAAATGGCGATCATGCTCGACCTGGCCAAGGAGTTCGGCTTCAAGGTCGCCGCGTTCCACCACGGCGTGGAGGCGTACAAGCTGGCCGACCGCCTCGCCGCCGAGGGTGTCTGTGGCGCGCTGTGGGCCGACTGGTGGGGCTTCAAGATGGAGGCCTTCGACGGCATCCAGGAGAACATCGCCCTGGTCGATCGTCCCGCCAACAGCTGCGCGATCGTCCACTCCGATTCCGACGAAGGCATCCAGCGCCTCAACCAGGAGGCGGCCAAGGTGATGGCGCACGCCAGGCTCGCCGGCATGGACATCGCGCCCGAGCGCGCGATCCGCTGGCTCACCCAGAACCCCGCGCAGGCGCTCGGGATCCTCGACCGCACCGGCACGCTGGAGCCGGGCAAGATGGCCGACGTGGTGGTCTGGAACGGCAATCCCTTCAGCGTGTACGCGCATGCCGAGCAGGTGTACATCGACGGCGCACGCGTGTTCGACCGCAACGACCGCAACCGCCAGCCGGTGTCGGATTTCATGCTGGGACAGGGCGCTGCGGCGCAGGGAGGTGTGCTGTGA